A region from the Benincasa hispida cultivar B227 chromosome 12, ASM972705v1, whole genome shotgun sequence genome encodes:
- the LOC120067219 gene encoding protein COFACTOR ASSEMBLY OF COMPLEX C SUBUNIT B CCB1, chloroplastic: MAAKLLPSSHLCPLPSNSFSAVDLTPRPCFGRPRTHFKPHRSVTVRVNAEPLVVLQDHHNSAFLLAESVGYSMASYYTSLGLFVISVPGLWSLIKRSVKSKVVKKTLVSEGESKKEPNQIAGEILSFFTRNNFQVTDRGETITFEGTMVPSRGQAALLTFCTCISLASVGLVLTITFPDFGNNWFWLSSLSPLAGAYYWVKASRKEEIKVKMIVGEDGSLGEIIVQGDDQQVEQMRKELQLSEKGMVYVKGIFEQ, translated from the exons ATGGCGGCCAAGCTTCTACCATCATCTCATCTCTGTCCTCTCCCTTCCAATTCCTTCTCCGCCGTAGACCTAACTCCGCGCCCATGCTTCGGCCGACCTCGCACTCATTTCAAGCCGCACAGATCGGTAACCGTCAGAGTCAATGCGGAGCCGCTCGTCGTTCTCCAAGACCACCACAACTCCGCCTTCCTCTTGGCTGAGTCCGTCGGCTATTCCATGGCTAGTTACTACACTTCTCTCGGCCTCTTCGTCATCTCCGTCCCTGGCCTATGGTCTCTCATCAAGCGATCCGttaaatccaag GTTGTGAAGAAGACGCTTGTTAGCGAAGGAGAATCGAAGAAGGAGCCGAATCAAATTGCTGGAGAGATCTTGTCGTTCTTCACTCGTAATAATTTCCAGGTCACAGATAGAGGCGAAACCATAAC GTTTGAAGGAACAATGGTGCCGAGTCGAGGGCAAGCAGCATTGTTGACATTCTGTACGTGCATTAGCTTGGCTAGCGTGGGCCTTGTTCTGACCATAACATTTCCAGATTTCGGCAACAATTGGTTTTGGCTTAGCAGCTTGAGTCCCTTAGC TGGGGCATACTACTGGGTGAAAGCATCAAGAAAGGAAGAgatcaaagttaaaatgataGTTGGAGAAGATGGAAGCCTTGGAGAGATTATTGTTCAAGGAGATGACCAGCAGGTTGAGCAAATGAGAAAGGAGCTTCAGTTGAGTGAAAAAGGCATGGTTTATGTCAAAGGTATTTTTGAGCAATGA
- the LOC120067218 gene encoding cytochrome b-c1 complex subunit Rieske-4, mitochondrial-like: MLRIAARRLSSLSSSRLRPTIASSLPGSHSIIDSSDSAPSNDFRSAGFFNTFPIRPHFDRNSRGFASDALTSTKDDGLILDIPATVAAIKNPSSKIVYDDYNHERFPPGDPSKRAFAYFVLSGGRFVYASLIRLLVLKFVLSMSASKDVLALASLEVDLSSIEPGSTVTVKWRGKPVFIRRRTEDDIKLANSVDIGSLRDPQQDGERVKDPEWLVVIGVCTHLGCIPLPNAGDYGGWFCPCHGSHYDISGRIRKGPAPYNLEVPTYTFLDENKLLIG, translated from the exons ATGTTGAGGATTGCCGCTCGAAGGCTCTCGTCACTCTCTTCTTCGCGTTTGAGGCCCACTATTGCCTCTTCTTTGCCCGGTTCTCACAGCATCATTGATTCCAGTGATTCCGCCCCTTCCAATGATTTCAGATCCGCCGGATTCTTCAACACTTTCCCCATCCGACCTCACTTTGATCGCAATTCTAGAG GTTTTGCTTCTGATGCATTGACCTCAACCAAGGACGATGGTTTAATTCTGGATATTCCTGCAACTGTAGCTGCCAttaagaacccttcttcaaagATAGTCTATGACGACTACAATCATGAGCGGTTTCCTCCTGGCGACCCCAGCAAGCGTGCATTTGCTTATTTTGTATTATCAGGTGGTCGGTTTGTCTATGCTTCTTTGATTCGTCTCCTTGTTCTCAAGTTTGTCCTCAGCATGTCAGCCAGTAAGGATGTTCTTGCCTTGGCCTCGCTTGAGGTCGACCTTTCAAGCATCGAGCCTGGTTCTACCGTGACAGTTAAGTGGCGTGGAAAACCAGTATTCATCAGGCGACGAACTGAGGACGATATTAAGTTAGCAAATAGCGTGGACATTGGATCTCTTCGTGATCCTCAGCAGGATGGAGAGAGAGTTAAGGATCCAGAATGGCTAGTCGTGATCGGTGTCTGCACACATCTTGGTTGCATTCCCTTGCCAAATGCTGGTGATTATGGTGGGTGGTTTTGTCCATGCCATGGTTCTCACTACGACATCTCTGGAAGAATCCGTAAAGGGCCAGCACCCTACAATTTGGAGGTACCCACCTACACCTTTTTGGATGAGAACAAGCTTTTGATCGGTTAA